A single region of the Arthrobacter sp. PAMC25564 genome encodes:
- a CDS encoding PadR family transcriptional regulator, producing MSLRYALLALLTSQPLTGYDVFKHFEQSVGYVWHAPDSQIYPELRRMEKDGLLRGVEEPWGKKGKKKRYHITPEGVEAFRAWMNTTLDYARERDPIHLKAAYLEWAEPEAARAQMRAHMAYHSSRARQWQEMIEALEDRSNPILARRLESAPEVDRAKIAGYKIFTYEGMIDRAKAEIAWAQRGLELIDKLES from the coding sequence GTGAGTCTGCGTTACGCCCTACTTGCATTGCTGACGTCCCAACCCCTGACGGGCTATGACGTTTTCAAGCACTTCGAACAGTCTGTCGGCTACGTCTGGCATGCCCCGGATTCTCAGATCTACCCCGAGCTCCGCCGGATGGAAAAGGATGGACTCCTCCGTGGTGTCGAGGAGCCCTGGGGTAAAAAGGGCAAGAAAAAGCGTTACCACATCACCCCGGAAGGGGTCGAGGCTTTCCGGGCCTGGATGAACACCACCCTGGACTATGCGCGGGAGCGCGACCCGATCCACCTCAAGGCGGCTTACCTGGAGTGGGCCGAACCCGAGGCGGCGCGGGCCCAGATGCGCGCTCACATGGCGTACCACTCCTCCCGTGCACGGCAATGGCAGGAGATGATCGAGGCACTGGAGGACCGCAGCAACCCCATCCTGGCAAGGCGCCTCGAATCGGCACCCGAAGTGGATCGGGCCAAGATTGCCGGGTATAAGATCTTCACCTACGAAGGCATGATTGACCGCGCCAAGGCGGAGATAGCATGGGCCCAAAGAGGCCTGGAGTTGATTGACAAACTCGAATCCTGA
- a CDS encoding MFS transporter, which translates to MQLQERIDASRMSLYQWLIVGLCIVLNALDGFDVLAMAFTANSVTREFGLSGAELGILLSAGLVGMAIGSLGLAPFADLIGRRPMVLVSVGLATTGMLLASLSHSAVELGIWRVVTGLGIGGILACTNVIASEYSSKRWRGLAISIYTAGYGIGATLGGTAAVTLQASFGWRSVFLFGGICTAATFVLLAVLLPESVDFLATRRPRNVLDRLNKIARKIGQPAVTELPAAAVKADRENKLSELFTAGNRRSTWLVWLAFFATMFGFYFVNSWTPRLLVTAGMTESQGVVGGLMLTLGGTFGSLLYGLLTIRWNSRKVMIAFAVLSAATMVMFISTAGVLALAFVAGGVVGMLINGCIAGMYTITPALYGASVRSTGVGWAIGIGRVGAIVAPLMTGALLDAHWTASMLYMGVGVVVLVAGAAVAAMRPAAPEARSSAEVQEKLTTAV; encoded by the coding sequence ATGCAACTCCAAGAACGCATCGACGCGTCACGCATGTCCCTGTACCAATGGTTGATTGTGGGACTGTGCATCGTCCTCAATGCCCTTGACGGCTTCGACGTCCTGGCCATGGCCTTCACAGCCAACAGCGTCACCCGCGAATTCGGCCTCAGCGGCGCAGAACTTGGCATTCTGCTCAGCGCCGGACTGGTCGGCATGGCCATCGGCTCGCTGGGCTTGGCCCCCTTCGCCGACCTTATCGGACGCCGGCCCATGGTTCTGGTCTCCGTCGGTCTCGCCACCACCGGGATGCTGCTGGCTTCCCTGTCGCATTCCGCCGTTGAACTCGGGATCTGGCGCGTGGTCACGGGCCTCGGCATCGGCGGGATCCTCGCCTGCACCAATGTGATCGCCAGCGAGTACTCGTCAAAGCGTTGGCGTGGGCTGGCCATCAGCATTTACACCGCCGGCTACGGCATCGGGGCGACCTTGGGCGGCACTGCTGCGGTGACCCTGCAGGCAAGCTTCGGCTGGCGCTCGGTCTTCCTGTTCGGTGGCATCTGCACAGCCGCCACCTTCGTCCTGCTGGCGGTCCTGCTGCCCGAGTCCGTGGACTTCCTGGCCACCCGCCGTCCCCGCAATGTCCTTGATCGCCTCAACAAGATCGCCCGCAAGATCGGACAGCCGGCCGTGACGGAGCTCCCCGCAGCCGCCGTCAAGGCGGACCGCGAGAACAAACTCTCCGAACTGTTCACGGCAGGCAACCGCCGCTCCACGTGGCTCGTCTGGCTGGCCTTCTTTGCCACTATGTTCGGCTTCTACTTCGTGAACAGCTGGACGCCGCGGCTCCTCGTCACGGCCGGTATGACCGAGAGCCAGGGAGTCGTCGGTGGGCTGATGCTGACCCTCGGCGGCACCTTTGGGTCCCTGCTCTACGGCCTGCTAACCATCCGCTGGAACAGCCGGAAGGTGATGATCGCCTTTGCTGTCCTGTCCGCCGCCACCATGGTGATGTTCATTTCCACCGCGGGCGTCCTCGCCCTCGCCTTCGTGGCCGGCGGCGTGGTGGGCATGCTGATCAACGGCTGCATCGCGGGCATGTACACCATCACCCCGGCGCTCTACGGCGCGTCCGTGCGGAGCACCGGCGTGGGCTGGGCAATCGGGATCGGACGGGTTGGCGCGATCGTCGCCCCGTTGATGACCGGCGCCCTGCTTGATGCGCACTGGACGGCTTCCATGCTCTACATGGGTGTCGGCGTCGTGGTCCTCGTGGCCGGTGCCGCCGTGGCCGCCATGCGGCCGGCCGCCCCGGAGGCGCGGTCAAGCGCCGAAGTACAGGAGAAGCTGACGACGGCGGTCTGA
- a CDS encoding YbhB/YbcL family Raf kinase inhibitor-like protein, whose protein sequence is MTTRDPHEARHGNSAFTLGSESFDDGQTLPAAQRGAATGPGGSDESPQLSWRGAPAGTRSYAVTMFDPDAPGHGGFWHWAVLDIPADVTSLAAGAGSRHGGGLPRGAFQLRNDGGSAGYLGAAPPKGHGPHRYIVTVHALDVAQSGLDAGASPAKLEAKLGPHTLAKSTLTGIYERR, encoded by the coding sequence ATGACAACCCGTGATCCCCACGAAGCCCGGCACGGCAACTCTGCCTTTACACTGGGCAGCGAATCGTTCGACGACGGGCAGACCCTCCCGGCCGCGCAACGCGGCGCCGCGACCGGACCCGGCGGCAGCGACGAATCGCCACAACTGAGCTGGCGCGGCGCCCCCGCCGGCACCAGGAGCTATGCCGTCACCATGTTTGATCCGGACGCCCCGGGCCACGGCGGATTCTGGCACTGGGCCGTGCTGGACATCCCCGCGGACGTCACCTCCTTGGCGGCGGGCGCGGGTTCCCGGCACGGCGGCGGCCTGCCGCGGGGCGCCTTCCAGTTGAGGAACGACGGCGGGTCGGCCGGCTATCTGGGGGCCGCGCCGCCCAAGGGCCACGGGCCGCACCGTTACATCGTCACCGTCCATGCCCTGGATGTTGCGCAGTCCGGGCTCGACGCCGGCGCCTCCCCGGCGAAGCTGGAAGCGAAGCTCGGCCCGCACACGCTGGCCAAGTCGACGCTGACCGGAATCTACGAACGGCGCTAG
- a CDS encoding PfkB family carbohydrate kinase translates to MLTVIGEGLVDVVQRSSGTQAHVGGSPLNVAVGLARLDHPVQFVGRYGRDAYGESLAAHLKSSSVLLPVAPDGLPTSVATAQIGDDGAASYTFDLAWELPGLAERLPFLLQGTTLLHTGSIATMLAPGAAAVLAAVEHAHPSTTVSFDPNCRPSIIADVDYARGQAEKFVALADIVKASDEDLEWLYPGVDPLDSARRWLALGGAEGPAMVVVTRGAEGPWGVNAAGEAHFPAPAVTVADTVGAGDSFMAALLSGVVDRGLDGAQNRKALRELSAGSMRELLAHAAAAAAATVSRAGANPPTREELKLAEAGAPLPASTARERQP, encoded by the coding sequence ATGCTCACAGTTATTGGCGAGGGCCTGGTCGATGTCGTCCAGCGCTCCTCCGGGACCCAGGCCCATGTCGGCGGCAGCCCCCTGAACGTGGCGGTGGGGCTGGCCAGGCTGGACCACCCGGTGCAGTTCGTCGGCCGCTACGGGCGGGACGCCTACGGTGAATCCCTCGCCGCCCACCTTAAATCCAGCTCCGTGCTGCTGCCCGTGGCCCCGGACGGACTACCCACCTCCGTGGCCACCGCGCAGATCGGCGACGACGGCGCCGCCAGCTATACGTTCGACCTCGCCTGGGAGCTGCCCGGCTTGGCGGAGCGGCTGCCCTTCCTGCTGCAGGGCACCACCCTGCTGCACACCGGATCGATTGCCACCATGCTGGCGCCCGGCGCCGCCGCGGTGCTGGCCGCCGTCGAACATGCCCATCCTTCAACGACGGTCAGTTTCGATCCAAACTGCCGGCCGAGCATCATCGCCGATGTGGACTACGCGCGCGGACAGGCGGAGAAATTCGTCGCCCTGGCGGACATCGTGAAGGCCTCCGACGAGGACCTTGAATGGCTGTACCCCGGAGTGGATCCGCTCGACTCGGCGCGCCGCTGGCTCGCGCTGGGCGGCGCGGAAGGCCCGGCGATGGTCGTGGTGACCCGCGGCGCCGAGGGCCCCTGGGGCGTCAATGCCGCCGGCGAAGCGCACTTCCCCGCCCCCGCGGTGACCGTGGCGGACACCGTCGGTGCCGGGGACTCCTTTATGGCCGCGCTGCTGTCCGGCGTGGTGGACCGGGGCCTGGACGGTGCACAGAACCGCAAGGCCCTCCGCGAATTGTCCGCCGGCTCGATGCGCGAACTCCTGGCGCACGCGGCCGCCGCGGCGGCGGCGACCGTGTCCCGCGCCGGCGCGAACCCGCCCACCCGGGAGGAACTGAAGCTGGCGGAGGCCGGTGCGCCCCTGCCGGCCTCAACTGCAAGGGAAAGGCAGCCATGA
- a CDS encoding MBL fold metallo-hydrolase, translating to MDVIVIETPQLGDRSYLVHDGSVALVIDPQRDTDRVEAAAREAGVVITHVAETHVHNDYITGGLELAKAHGAQYLVNAADPVTFDRQPITDGQTVRVGSLTVRAVATPGHTHTHLSFIVDDGGRQAVFSGGSLLYGSVGRTDLVAAEDTVGLTHDQYASVRRLVAQAGHDAALFPTHGFGSFCSSGPASGAGSSTIGEQLTANHALTDPDEEHFVRELIANLTAYPSYYAHMGVANAQGPGPAVLAVAESLDAAELARRLHDGEWVVDLRHRVAFASNHLQGSVSFEYGNSFSTYLGWVMPWGEKLTLVGSHGDVEHAIRDLTRIGIESPDAAVGTDPHALAPESALASYPRVGWDEVLAGRAGADTVLDVRRADEYAKSRVAGAVNVPLHELLLRLTDIPAGKLWIHCASGYRAGIAASLLQRAGKDVVLIDARYRDAEAAGIRMDTSRPLPG from the coding sequence ATGGACGTCATCGTGATCGAAACTCCCCAGTTGGGGGACCGGAGCTATCTGGTCCACGACGGCTCGGTGGCGCTGGTCATCGACCCGCAGCGGGACACCGACCGCGTCGAAGCCGCGGCCAGGGAAGCCGGCGTCGTCATCACGCACGTGGCTGAGACGCACGTCCACAACGACTACATCACCGGCGGCCTGGAGCTGGCCAAGGCGCACGGCGCGCAGTACCTCGTGAACGCCGCGGACCCGGTGACGTTCGATCGCCAGCCCATCACCGACGGCCAGACCGTCAGGGTGGGCTCGCTGACGGTCAGGGCCGTCGCCACCCCCGGCCACACCCACACGCACCTGTCCTTCATCGTCGACGACGGCGGGAGGCAGGCCGTCTTCTCCGGCGGAAGCCTGCTGTACGGATCCGTCGGCCGGACCGACCTCGTCGCAGCGGAGGACACGGTCGGCCTCACCCACGACCAGTACGCCTCGGTACGGCGCCTCGTTGCCCAGGCCGGGCACGACGCCGCGCTGTTCCCGACGCATGGCTTCGGCTCGTTCTGCTCGTCCGGGCCGGCGTCCGGCGCCGGATCCTCCACGATCGGCGAGCAGCTGACCGCGAACCATGCCCTGACGGACCCGGACGAGGAGCACTTCGTCCGCGAACTCATTGCCAACCTCACGGCCTACCCCTCGTACTACGCGCACATGGGCGTCGCCAACGCACAGGGCCCCGGCCCGGCGGTGCTGGCCGTGGCGGAGTCGCTCGACGCCGCGGAGCTCGCCCGGCGCCTCCACGACGGGGAGTGGGTGGTGGATCTGCGCCACCGCGTGGCGTTCGCCAGCAACCACCTCCAGGGCAGCGTGAGCTTCGAATACGGGAACAGCTTCAGCACCTACCTGGGCTGGGTGATGCCATGGGGTGAGAAGCTCACCCTCGTCGGCTCGCACGGGGACGTCGAACACGCCATCCGGGACCTCACCCGCATCGGCATCGAATCCCCGGATGCCGCCGTCGGTACGGATCCGCACGCCCTGGCCCCGGAGTCCGCCCTGGCCTCCTACCCCCGCGTGGGCTGGGATGAGGTGCTGGCGGGCCGGGCCGGCGCAGACACCGTCCTGGACGTGCGGCGCGCCGACGAATACGCCAAGTCGCGGGTGGCCGGTGCGGTGAATGTCCCGCTGCACGAACTCCTGCTGCGCCTGACGGACATCCCGGCCGGAAAACTCTGGATCCACTGCGCATCCGGTTACCGGGCCGGCATCGCCGCCAGCCTGCTGCAGCGCGCCGGCAAGGACGTGGTCCTCATCGATGCGAGGTACCGGGATGCCGAGGCCGCCGGGATACGGATGGACACGTCCCGCCCCCTCCCCGGCTGA
- the nhaA gene encoding Na+/H+ antiporter NhaA — protein MSATPPPVPPRFTVFGRGSYAESLRIGEILRKETVGGALLVAAAVIALIWANSPASGSYFALRDFRIGYAPWHLELSLAAWASDGLLAIFFFLVGLELKREFIAGDLRQPSKSVVPVAAAVGGVIVPALIFALVNLASPETLRGWAIPTATDIAFAVAVLAIVGSHLPSALRIFLLTLAVVDDLLAICIIAVFYSSNLQPLPLLLALIPLGLYTFLAQKYRRFFGTHPMAAWLILLPLGIATWALVHSSGIHATVAGVLLGFAIPVIRSRASGGPEAGPGLAEIFEHRFRPISAGVAVPVFAFFSAGVAVGGWEGLGSALTDPVAVGIILALVLGKPAGILGTTWLLTKATRARLDASFKWIDIFGVSILAGIGFTVSLLVAELSFGQGSVHDDHAKVAILVASLLAALLATAVLRTRNRQYRRAEEEEKVDSDHDGIPDLYQQDAYQQDGAAGQHRQP, from the coding sequence ATGAGCGCCACGCCTCCTCCCGTCCCGCCGCGTTTCACCGTCTTTGGCCGCGGCAGCTACGCCGAATCGCTGCGGATCGGGGAAATCCTGCGCAAGGAAACGGTGGGCGGCGCCCTGCTGGTCGCGGCCGCCGTGATCGCCCTCATCTGGGCCAACTCTCCGGCCTCGGGCAGCTACTTTGCGCTCCGGGACTTCCGGATTGGCTACGCACCCTGGCACCTTGAGCTGAGCCTGGCGGCGTGGGCTTCCGACGGACTGCTGGCCATCTTCTTCTTCCTCGTCGGGCTCGAGCTCAAACGGGAGTTCATCGCGGGCGACCTGCGGCAGCCGAGCAAATCGGTCGTGCCCGTCGCCGCGGCGGTGGGCGGCGTCATCGTTCCCGCCCTGATCTTCGCCCTGGTCAACCTCGCCAGCCCGGAGACCCTGCGGGGCTGGGCCATCCCCACCGCCACCGATATCGCCTTCGCCGTCGCGGTGCTGGCGATCGTGGGCTCGCACCTGCCCAGCGCCCTGCGGATCTTCCTGCTCACCCTCGCAGTGGTGGACGACCTCCTGGCCATCTGCATCATCGCGGTCTTCTACTCCAGCAACCTTCAGCCCCTGCCGCTGCTGCTGGCGCTCATCCCGCTGGGCCTCTATACCTTCCTGGCGCAGAAGTACCGGCGCTTCTTCGGCACCCACCCCATGGCCGCATGGCTGATCCTGCTGCCCCTCGGCATCGCAACCTGGGCGCTCGTACACTCCTCGGGCATCCACGCCACGGTGGCCGGCGTCCTGCTCGGCTTCGCGATCCCGGTGATCCGCTCCCGGGCCAGCGGCGGCCCCGAGGCCGGGCCGGGCCTGGCCGAAATTTTTGAACACCGCTTCCGCCCGATTTCCGCCGGGGTGGCCGTTCCGGTCTTCGCCTTCTTCTCCGCCGGCGTCGCGGTGGGTGGCTGGGAGGGACTCGGCTCGGCGCTGACCGATCCGGTGGCGGTGGGCATCATCCTGGCCCTGGTGCTGGGCAAGCCGGCAGGGATCCTTGGGACGACCTGGCTTCTTACCAAGGCCACCAGGGCACGGCTGGATGCGTCCTTCAAATGGATCGATATCTTCGGGGTCTCCATCCTGGCGGGCATCGGTTTCACCGTGTCCCTGCTCGTCGCCGAGCTGAGCTTCGGCCAGGGCAGCGTCCACGATGACCACGCGAAGGTCGCGATCCTGGTGGCATCGCTGCTGGCGGCGCTGCTGGCCACCGCGGTGCTGCGGACCCGGAACCGCCAGTACCGCCGGGCAGAGGAAGAGGAAAAGGTCGATTCGGACCACGACGGCATCCCGGACCTCTACCAGCAGGACGCATACCAGCAGGACGGCGCCGCGGGCCAGCATCGCCAGCCCTAG
- a CDS encoding alpha/beta hydrolase has translation MMRHKYHYGDDPSQWGELFLPETAPKGIVVVIHGGYWRSQYGAELGEPLAKDLAAHGMAAWNLEYRRAGNGGGWPNTFADVLAGIDKLRDVAAEHGLGLERVVALGHSAGGHLAVWAAGRSRLDRLGAPEADRQLLRNLDGGAVQLTGVVSQSGVLNLAAAERLNLSNGAVSNLLGGSSEKYPKRHKYTDPMSAVPLGVPVYAVHGTEDDTVPVSQSESYAAAAKAAGSPVQLLKIPGDHFALIDPKAAAYRKCRELVQQLLG, from the coding sequence GTGATGCGGCACAAGTACCACTACGGGGATGATCCCAGCCAATGGGGTGAGCTGTTCCTGCCGGAAACCGCGCCCAAGGGCATTGTCGTCGTCATCCACGGCGGCTACTGGCGTTCACAGTATGGCGCCGAACTCGGAGAGCCGCTGGCCAAGGACCTCGCGGCGCACGGCATGGCTGCCTGGAACCTGGAATACCGGCGCGCCGGCAACGGAGGCGGCTGGCCGAACACCTTTGCGGATGTGCTGGCCGGCATCGACAAGCTTCGCGACGTAGCGGCCGAGCACGGCCTCGGCCTGGAGCGCGTCGTTGCGCTGGGGCACTCCGCCGGCGGCCATCTGGCCGTCTGGGCGGCGGGACGCAGCCGGCTGGACCGGCTCGGCGCCCCGGAGGCGGACCGCCAGCTGCTGCGAAACCTCGACGGCGGCGCGGTGCAGCTCACCGGCGTCGTGAGCCAGTCCGGGGTGCTCAACCTGGCGGCCGCCGAGCGGCTCAACCTCAGCAACGGCGCCGTCAGCAACCTGCTCGGAGGATCCTCCGAGAAATACCCCAAAAGGCATAAATACACGGACCCGATGAGCGCCGTGCCGTTGGGGGTTCCGGTCTATGCCGTTCACGGCACAGAGGATGACACCGTCCCGGTGAGCCAGTCCGAGTCGTATGCCGCAGCGGCGAAGGCTGCCGGCTCCCCGGTCCAATTGCTGAAGATCCCCGGTGATCACTTTGCCCTGATCGATCCGAAGGCCGCCGCCTACCGGAAGTGCCGCGAACTCGTCCAGCAACTGCTCGGCTGA
- a CDS encoding RelA/SpoT domain-containing protein, with product MASNWDRLDPVLRASVQENVELYERVRPALKLITREVLLMLRTMLKGTDVTPLFVTGRTKTVESFREKISRTEEPLEPGGPRILKFPDPFRTLNDMVGIRVITKLPAENAAVANLIKRQRHLFDCRGDREKDIGSIESGTYGYSSRHLILRTIQNEVVKDYQQVFNPDVPPNGSYFFECQIRTVFAHAWSEIEHDIRFKAEDPRAWTPHFDRQFTATAAMLETVESAFSDLHDRYEEVRSYWDMDGEGAAQLTPNRIRDVWRTLLPHVDRKVDDDWGWAAELMAAHGLNQTMQLAGLLSANRITEVRKALDHRYSPGPDRLLDDLLLWQYGTEHIELTAEPADAVPHPRRDSLLRRLKQIERYRLTQG from the coding sequence ATGGCTAGCAATTGGGACCGTCTGGACCCCGTCCTGCGCGCATCCGTGCAGGAAAACGTGGAACTCTACGAACGGGTGCGCCCTGCCCTGAAACTCATCACCCGCGAGGTCTTGCTGATGCTGCGGACCATGCTCAAGGGCACCGACGTGACGCCGCTGTTTGTCACCGGCCGCACCAAGACGGTGGAGTCCTTCCGGGAAAAGATCTCGCGGACGGAGGAGCCGCTGGAACCCGGCGGCCCCCGGATCCTCAAGTTCCCGGACCCTTTCCGGACGCTCAATGACATGGTGGGCATCCGGGTGATCACGAAGCTTCCGGCTGAGAACGCGGCGGTGGCCAACCTTATCAAGCGTCAGCGCCACCTCTTCGACTGCCGCGGGGACCGGGAGAAGGACATCGGTTCGATCGAGTCCGGGACCTACGGCTATTCCAGCCGGCACCTGATCCTGCGGACCATCCAGAACGAAGTGGTCAAGGATTACCAGCAGGTCTTCAACCCGGACGTCCCGCCCAACGGCAGCTACTTCTTCGAATGCCAGATCCGCACGGTCTTTGCCCATGCCTGGAGCGAAATCGAGCACGACATCCGGTTCAAGGCCGAGGATCCGCGCGCGTGGACACCGCACTTCGACCGCCAGTTCACCGCCACGGCGGCCATGCTGGAAACGGTGGAGAGCGCATTCTCGGACCTCCACGACCGCTACGAAGAGGTCCGCAGCTACTGGGACATGGACGGCGAAGGCGCAGCCCAGCTCACGCCGAACCGGATCCGGGACGTCTGGCGCACCCTGCTGCCGCACGTGGACCGGAAGGTCGACGACGACTGGGGCTGGGCCGCGGAGCTGATGGCAGCCCACGGCCTCAACCAGACCATGCAGCTCGCCGGACTGCTCAGTGCCAACCGGATCACCGAAGTCCGCAAGGCCCTGGACCACCGCTACTCGCCCGGCCCGGACCGGCTGCTGGATGACCTGCTGCTCTGGCAGTACGGCACCGAGCACATTGAGCTCACCGCGGAACCGGCCGACGCCGTGCCGCACCCGCGGCGGGACAGCCTCCTGCGGCGGCTCAAGCAGATCGAGCGGTACCGGCTCACGCAAGGGTAG
- a CDS encoding MFS transporter encodes MATQLANAGVQQGSRPVWGALVFLALAQFMVVLDGTIVNLALPRLQTEMGISDSTRSWVVTAYALVFGAFLLLGGRIADFWGRKRTFIVAAAGFALASLIGGIAQQPWELISARALQGVFAALLAPAALALLTVAFPGGKDRGTAFAIFGSITGVGAAAGVLLGGFLTEHVTWRWCFFVNVPIAAIALVGVWSLVSESKAQGSTKYDWPGVVLAALGLGSLVYGFTNAEHGWDAPEAWGFILAGVVLMVLFVVVERKVKHPLLPLRVATERNRGAAFLASFLSGAVLIGGVLFINFYIQIVLGFAPFLAGLASLPMTVAVLITAALVAKNLPKLGAKIPTALGPVFMASAMLWLTQVGADGSYVVNMLPALLLMGAGLGMVFVPMQNLALFGVDKDDSGVASALVNASQQIGGSLGIAFFSTVAAAATAGGVSLAALSTGYAAVFLWAAGVAILIAPIALLLINIDRKKFSGTEGDAPVHLG; translated from the coding sequence GTGGCGACACAGTTGGCAAACGCGGGCGTGCAGCAGGGCAGCCGGCCGGTCTGGGGAGCGCTGGTGTTCCTGGCCCTGGCGCAATTCATGGTCGTGCTGGACGGAACGATCGTGAACCTGGCGCTGCCGCGTCTCCAGACCGAGATGGGGATCAGCGATTCGACGCGTTCCTGGGTGGTCACGGCCTACGCGCTGGTCTTCGGTGCTTTCCTGCTGCTCGGCGGGCGCATCGCGGATTTCTGGGGACGGAAGCGGACCTTCATCGTGGCCGCGGCGGGTTTTGCCCTCGCGTCCCTCATCGGCGGCATCGCACAACAGCCGTGGGAACTGATCAGCGCCCGGGCGCTGCAGGGTGTGTTCGCGGCGCTGCTGGCTCCGGCCGCGCTGGCGCTCCTGACCGTCGCGTTCCCCGGCGGCAAGGACCGTGGCACGGCGTTCGCGATCTTCGGCTCCATCACCGGCGTCGGCGCCGCCGCCGGCGTCCTGCTGGGCGGGTTCCTGACCGAACACGTGACCTGGCGCTGGTGCTTCTTCGTTAATGTGCCGATCGCCGCCATCGCCCTCGTCGGCGTGTGGTCACTCGTCAGCGAAAGCAAGGCCCAGGGGTCCACCAAGTACGACTGGCCCGGCGTTGTGCTGGCCGCGCTGGGCCTGGGGTCCCTGGTCTACGGTTTCACCAACGCGGAGCACGGCTGGGACGCCCCCGAAGCCTGGGGCTTTATCCTCGCCGGCGTCGTTCTGATGGTGCTGTTCGTCGTCGTCGAACGGAAAGTCAAGCACCCGCTCCTGCCGCTGCGCGTGGCAACCGAACGCAACCGCGGAGCGGCGTTCCTGGCCTCGTTCCTGTCCGGTGCGGTGCTCATCGGCGGCGTCCTGTTCATCAACTTCTACATCCAGATCGTTCTCGGGTTTGCACCCTTCCTCGCCGGTCTTGCCTCCCTGCCCATGACGGTGGCGGTGCTCATCACGGCAGCGCTCGTCGCGAAGAACCTGCCGAAACTGGGCGCAAAGATCCCCACGGCACTCGGCCCGGTCTTCATGGCGTCCGCCATGCTGTGGCTCACCCAGGTGGGTGCGGACGGCAGCTACGTCGTCAACATGCTGCCTGCCCTGCTTCTGATGGGCGCGGGCCTGGGGATGGTCTTCGTTCCGATGCAGAACCTGGCCCTGTTCGGCGTGGACAAGGATGATTCGGGCGTTGCCAGTGCCTTGGTCAACGCGTCTCAGCAGATCGGCGGCTCCCTGGGGATTGCCTTCTTCAGCACCGTCGCTGCCGCGGCCACCGCCGGTGGCGTCTCGTTGGCGGCGCTCAGCACCGGCTATGCGGCGGTCTTTCTCTGGGCCGCCGGAGTCGCCATCCTGATCGCCCCGATCGCCCTGCTGCTCATCAACATCGACCGCAAGAAGTTCAGCGGAACCGAAGGCGACGCCCCCGTCCACCTGGGCTGA
- a CDS encoding MarR family transcriptional regulator, whose protein sequence is MESVEASTTPAQAMDHRALAVALLDISSDVRRKSHNDTGVRPLSNGVLEILRVIESHPGITVAEVASRLGRQFSNVSVQLRELVAGNLVTRTRDAADKRYVALHPTAESQRIKALLEGAWAEALASASSRLLPAEREQIAASLPALQRLAAVLAEPE, encoded by the coding sequence ATGGAAAGTGTTGAAGCAAGCACAACGCCGGCACAAGCCATGGACCACCGGGCCCTGGCCGTGGCGCTGCTCGACATCTCCTCCGATGTCCGCCGGAAATCCCACAACGATACGGGAGTCCGGCCACTGTCAAACGGTGTGCTCGAAATCCTCCGGGTCATCGAAAGCCATCCGGGGATCACCGTCGCCGAGGTCGCCTCCCGCCTGGGCCGGCAATTCAGCAATGTCAGCGTGCAGTTGCGCGAGCTCGTGGCCGGAAATCTTGTCACCCGTACGCGCGACGCGGCTGACAAGCGTTATGTCGCCCTGCATCCGACGGCGGAGTCCCAGCGCATCAAAGCGCTGCTCGAGGGCGCGTGGGCGGAAGCGCTGGCCTCCGCGAGTTCCCGTCTGTTGCCGGCGGAACGCGAGCAAATAGCCGCCAGCCTACCGGCCCTGCAGCGGCTCGCCGCGGTCCTCGCCGAACCCGAGTAG
- a CDS encoding ferredoxin, translating into MKIVLDRPRCEGHGLCEEAAPQLMHLDDDGELVLDVEAVDNGDLEAAKAAVRVCPVAALRVA; encoded by the coding sequence ATGAAGATTGTCCTTGATCGGCCGCGCTGTGAAGGCCACGGCCTGTGCGAGGAAGCCGCGCCGCAGCTGATGCATTTGGACGACGATGGCGAACTGGTCCTGGACGTCGAGGCCGTTGACAATGGCGACCTCGAAGCCGCGAAGGCCGCCGTCCGCGTCTGCCCGGTTGCCGCGCTCCGCGTGGCCTGA